The genomic DNA aaatttttccaaaattttcgaaaaattctcccaagacagtttcaaaaatccggtcaaagaaagaaccggcctacgtttgcaaacttacatgattttgataattttaaataaaataatcaaaaagggagaaattgttagataaaattagaccggttcacaaaacttaacataaataaaccttccatgcaggaacaaaggaaccagaccggtcaaacaaaagaaccgacttaagaaaactagccggtcaagtcactaaaccgaccaggaacacttggaatatgaccgcacaaagaaaggatcgtcCAAatcttaaaaccggaaacatcagacagccgatcagccacaaggtaGAGAAATAACCGGAAGATGTCCGGTTATACCACTtaacaccggaagccatccggttaagtcgaatgaccgatcagtacaagaagacaattcgggtatttgatgagaatgataccaagggaacagactgaacacttccatatccatacaagtctgaggaaagcctgcaGGTTgtagaagacagtcctacaggatctttccacttcgggataagtcagaaaggagatcttcaaagtacagacaactgtctaacagacagtgtccacattgagtaaaagacaaacctagcaggtttgtcttacacaccggaagaacagactgccaagtctgtgatattgaccgtcaggtctgaaaagatgactgcagggtctgaatcactgaatcactgaacctctgctcagccaattagattcaaggaagtgaaatatgaccgttggcatatttcacctataaaaggggcagttgaagaagagtaaatgcgggacaacaagaaattctaagagcatttattctacaagtgataagactgtgttgttctagaaagcctaagtgttaaagttaaagtgtgtgtattttacaatttcggtgtaaattgtaaaagtgttatcgagcaggaaataagtctcgatcggattatacttgtattccttagtgaatatccttctcgcggtttcgagaggaaggggtgacgtaggagttttatctccgaacatccataaaatatgtcttgttatttactgtctgccggtttcattatctaaccgatccgtaccgctCCAACCTACCTAAtcctatccaagccgaatctccagattaccgaaaccgacccatcaaatttcaaaccttcatcatctgcaaccgattctgcctatcatacaagtatgctgcttcaacctgaaagcaaacctcttccgcgcttgaacctagttcaagggtttgtgacagtttgtgtagtattgaaaccccggtgttaatctctaaccggattaaccaccacccttcgagtgagaaccgctaaccggtccaaccccggtcctctagcggctacctagatcctaacaggtGTGATACCTCGTTCTTCTTTGCTCGATATTGTGTTGAGTAATGTCCCATCTCGTTGCAATTAAAACAACGAATGTGACTCTTCTCTCGAGGAGCTCCTCGACCACCTGAACCACCTTCTTTGTCTTTCCGAGAGGGTGCTCCTCGGCCTCCTCTCCCTTGGCCTCTACCTCAGGTTCTACCTCCTTGACCACGGTTCCCACTATCTATGGAATCCTTTTTCCACTGGTTCAACGAGTCTTCCTTGTCCTTTTTCAACTGTGCCTTCCACTCCTCCTGAGTGAGTAGCACTTGTCCTTCGTTTCCTCCAaagtttgtgtttttcttgCGCGTACGCTCCTCGAAGACCTTCAGCCTTCCAACAGCTTCCTCAAATGTTAACGTCTCGAGGTTGTAAAACTACTCGATGCCAGCTATCACACTGATAAACCATTTTGGCACGGTGCTGAAGAGCTTCTTTACTATCGCAATATCATTTAGTGTTTCTCCAAGGCTTGAGTACCTGACTGATATGGATGTGAGTCGACCAGCATATTGATCGAGCGACTCACTATCGTTCATATGCATCCTATCAAACTCACTCTTCAATGTCTGCAATCGTGCATTCTTCACTCGGTCTACGCCGACGAACCTCGTCTTGAGACAATCTCACACTTCCTTCGCCGTCTTCTTATTTGCCACCTGCATTAAAAGATCCTCCGGAAGTGCTTGTAGAAGATGTGACCTCGCCTTCTTATCAAGTCGGACATCAATCTCTGTGCCTTCTACTGACTCGACTGCCTCCCATACTCCTTGGTCCTCCATCATAGTCTGTACACGAATCACCCAATTGATGTAGTTCGTGTATGTTAGCTGCGGATAGTGGAATATGCCATTATTTTGCTACACCCCTGATGATCCTGCACCCTTCGACATTTGATCCCACCGGATGATTTTTGGCATTCACctgatgctctgataccaaatgttggccCAGGAAGAGAATCATTCACAAAACTTTgagaaatttctataaaatcttaaaaaaacaattacaagagttgttatctctctcttatttttcttcctCTAATGAGAGCAACATacactttatttatactaaaataaaaaaaactcttaattttctaagttaatgaaatttattgaaaatattctattttcctcattattgcaaatattttgttttcttcatcattgCAAATCTTCCATTTTCCTCATTAATGCAGATCTTCCATTTATTTGTAAACGTTGTAACAGCTAGGAGTAATACAacaaaccctatctattgataggtgtgATAGATTGTTCGTATACGATTCCGCTAAAAACCTAAATTATAGTTAagtattttaaacatatttgtcaataggtacataagatcgttcgtacatgatctcgtttaaaccctaattgtaatTAGATATCCGAACTCTATCTATCAATAGGTACATAAGATCGTTCATACACGATCCCGTCTAAACCCTTATTGTAGTTAGATATCCAAATCCTATATGTTAATAGGTAAGatgtatcatttttatatgattctaTTAAAAACCTTAATTGTAgctatgttgggtcaaattagtttgactaacgttattttgatgatgaatatgtgtaaaacttaaataagaatgaagttAAGCCGTCTAAACTGTATTTATGCAGGAGCATCAAGATCTGGATAACTTAGACGTGAtctgtgcagtctaacagatgcgtagttagacgtgcagtctaacagatgcatagtaagacgtgcagtctaacagatgtgtagttagacgtgcagtctaacagatgcgtagttagacgtgcaatctaactgatgcgtagttagacgtgtagtataactgatgcgtagttagacgtgtagtctagtagatgcgtagttagacgtgcagtctaacagacgtagttagacatgcagtctaacatacgtagtaagacgtgcaatctaatagatgcgtagctagacgtgcagtctaatagagacgtagttagacgtgaagtctaactccattagatatatgagtctaatgggatgcaaagttaaacgttgacgtctaactctttcaaacaagtctgaagtgatatgtagttagacgttgtagtctaactccattagacttagtggtctaatggatctcgctaTTAGACGTTAACGTTTAACTACCTTAGACTTagtggtctaatggagcacgtctaatgcatCGCTTCAGCAGCtgtctgaagttagcatacgtctacccacgatcaactagttgtacgctactcctacacCACTCATTCGTGCAGACCAATACGACAATTATCtgatcaaatgaatgaatgccacttAAGTAAACATTCTTCCCACTATTTGTTCTATGCAGGACAGTTATAGAAGAATGTTTGGCGCACTACAagtttggtacggccacgatccttgtgcatAGAGCCTgctgtactcttgtactatggatgATTTCCAATGGgagcttgccacgtgtccatccagaagattcgaccgttgatacctttcttctatatatttattcaaaggACAACGGATGAACGGTTTGACTCACTGTCTAACGAATTGTTGATTGCTTGCTCACATGCTTACTGATTTTATAcatcatcttcaagttcaagagagagaatcaaaatctgtctagctaagaaatattcttaatcatattgtaagttgaacagagtctgttctgttcaacagttagctagccattaaactgtatttaattcaaagaagtatagtgtaatccttccggttgtggaagaaagagtgacgtaggagagtttgctccgaacatccataaacaactttctgtgtcatttacattttgtcTTTCCTTTTCTCATTGGTTcgtagcttcaaacctgagcaaacagttccgcacttgaatcgcttcaagagtttgcaagggtttgtgaagaatagaaagtgatattaatccctaacaggatttctatcaaaccgttttccaaaagttgtcatcaatagctagacccccgtctctattgattacaccgatcctatcaagttTGGTTTCCCAA from Impatiens glandulifera chromosome 9, dImpGla2.1, whole genome shotgun sequence includes the following:
- the LOC124915784 gene encoding uncharacterized protein LOC124915784, encoding MADVHLWKEEENGKIKSSAIWNVIRERGQLVGWASLIWSSKVIPRHRFILCLVFRRRLNTCDRILVYMDIPDPSCVLCSGSLETIDHLFGGCPFARSIWKLFSSAMGIGSFSESWDEIIITAHTFAKEHQLTYTNYINWVIRVQTMMEDQGVWEAVESVEGTEIDVRLDKKARSHLLQALPEDLLMQVANKKTAKEFYNLETLTFEEAVGRLKVFEERTRKKNTNFGGNEGQVLLTQEEWKAQLKKDKEDSLNQWKKDSIDSGNRGQGGRT